The genomic region CATAGCTACAAGAAGTTAAAATATTTCTTCATACAGATAGGGTCTTTCAGATAGAAGCAAGCATATGCTAACCACAAATTCCCTGTCAAAAAGTTCGTAGAGATTTCAATAAATAGTTACCCCTttacaaaaacattttaaacCAGCTGGAAGGAAACTATAAAACAGTTGGGAGGAATGTAAAAATGTACCGAGACTTCCACAATATACAAGAATGTTGTTTTGGTAAATACGAGTACCTACCTTGTCCAAGATACTTGTGGGTCCTTTTTGTCATCATTATTGtctttcaagtttcaagttCCATTCTAGTAAACCTTAATTCTTTCACTTTTCCTTAATACTGATTTTTGTAACCAAGTTAAAAAAGTTCGGATACAAATTAAGAGATCCCTCCTAAACAGGGTAGGAAAGAAAATGGTGCCTCTCATCATGTGGCACTAACTCCCAATGTAATCTTACGAGCTAAAATGTCCATCCAATTCTTAGATAAAAAGGGGAGGGCAAAGCAGAATAAGACGTAGTGTCAGCGGTCAAGTTTATTAGTATTTTGATAAACACTGTATTTAGATAAAACATATCACTTCTATCGAACAACATACCATCAAGGGGCAGCTTCCCTTCTTGAATAGAGAGAGTGCCTTCGTACGCTCACTTTGTGCCTTATCACCATGTATAGAAACAGCCTTCCAACccctaaaaataagaaatacatAGACCATCAGTAGCTTTCCTCAAAAATCTTCGGCAGCAATCCAAATATGGATCAAGAACTTTACCCTTTGTGCAGCATATTCTCAAGGTGAGGGGCTTCCGCTTTGTACaagacaaaaatcaaaattctgTTCCTGTTCCACAGTATAACATCAGTAGTAGATGATATCAAATTACATCATCAAGGAAAGTAACGAAGTATTGAAGGAGCTCCATTGTCTGATCTAAAAATTGAACATGTACAGATGGTAAAACCAAGTGGGATTTGATCACACAAAATACACACAACACTAGTTCCAAAATAATCCACCAGGGATTGGCTAAGAGTCTAAGACACAAGTTACAAATGAAATAATGGGACATAATGTGCCAAAACTTACTCTTGCGATTTGTGGTATTTTTCTAGCAATGCAACCAAGCGCCTACTACGTGAATGCTCATCCAAGACCTATGAACGTGATATGGAGGTCAATTGCAGTAAAGCATATattgaatgaacaaaataaacatttattcaTCACATAGGTTTCACGTGTGTTGAGAACTTGTACCTCAACTATCTGCATAACATCATGGTTGGCAGCTAAATCCTCTGATCCAACAACTACCTGAAATAATGTGTTATTAGTTTTCCAAAAGGTGAAAACGAACTATTAAAGGTCACAATAATTAAGAATTCGCACCTTAACAGGATTAGGATCCATGAATTCCTGAGCTAATTGATGAACTGATGGAGGCCATGTAGCACTGAACATTACCATTTGCCGAGCTGCAGAGTCAATACATCTATATCATTATCACCAGACTGAAATtatcctacaaaactaattgaACTAGTAGGAAAGATCCGAGAGTACTGAAATGTCAAGGTTCAAGTGGGACAGACCCTACCTAGCCCAAAAATTGGAGAAAACTTAGATACTTCAACCTAATTAGCAGTCTAGAGTTTAATTGGCCACAAATTTTCCAATAAattcatttcagaaattcaaacTGCTCATGGTACTCCTTTTACGAGACATCTTTGGAGAGCAATCCAGGGGAAATAGATTACTTCTTATTTCATATTTAGGCAAGCATCACAAATTATTCTAAAGAATTCCCCAGTAGATTAATGTGGATATTTCCAGAGTCATGTACCAACTGGCACATAAAAAGGGCAACTTTGTAAGCTTCTAAAATAAGAGTTAGTGAAAAGAAATTCTGGGTTTCTTCTTGCGCGGAGGCACAGCAACCTTGGAGTGATTGCAAAATACCCTTGGTATGATGCTGAAGGCCAGTCTGATGCCGGAATTTTTCTAACTctattggagtgattccaataaCCATTGGTATGATGCCAAAGGCCAGAGTGAGTACACATCTTCTTCTATATTCCTATTGTCCTACATCAGTTTGGTGGGAGATCCAGTATATTTAGCAAGGCTGGGAACTTGGTGACTGACTGAAGATACTGCTACTTCAACATGTCAAACTCAATGTCGAGTCTTTAATTGCAACCAAGGGAGAATAATGGAGGAGCCAAgttaaaattcaataaattagtCTTTCTACTTTTTATGTAATGAATGCAGTTTAGTCAGCAAATTCTGTGTTTGAGTCTCTCAATGTTACAATATTAATTATTTGGTGTCATAAATTTTTCTTTAGAATTCCTCAGTATATTAATGTAGATCTTTCCAGATTCATGTACCAACTGGCATATAAAAAGGGCTCACTTTGtaagtttttaaaataaaagtcaGTGAAAAGAAGTTCTGGGTTACTGCTTGTGTGTGAGACGCAGCAACCTTGGAGTGATTCCAAGGTACCTTCAGTGTGATGCTGGAATTTTTCTGATTTCTCTATTGGTGTGATTCCAGTATACCCTTGCTGTGATGCCTATGGCCAGAGTGAGTCTGAATCTTCTATATTCCTATCTATTTCTACTGTCCTACATCAATAGGTCTCATAACTGAATTACTTCCAGGCCCctcataattaaaatcattttCAGTTAGATGATTTCTATTAGAAACAAAAAACAGTTGTCCAAAAGTCTAAGTCAAAATGATGTCTTTCCTCTCTCTATGGATAGGTATCCAATAGCACTAACCTGTGTATGTAAGTAGAGATGAGTGGTTATTTCTAATAAAGGGACGAAACAATTAGTAACATAAACTGGAAGAGCATATTTTTCCTCACACAGCTTCTCCATATGACAATGGAATCGAATAaactatttaaattttaaacaaataattaaaatgttttaGACTTAATTAAAGTACTTCCAAACAAACTAGAGTACTTGATGTCACTGGATAGATAAAGAGAGACCTACTAATCATACATTAGATAAAGAGAGACCTATTAATGCTACATCACATACCAGAGCATGTCTGGCCCAATATATAGCGAACTTCTGGTTCAAATCCCATGTCTAGCATTCGATCTGCTTCATCAAGGACCTATGAAAAATTTCTGTTAATCTCTATTTTCTGAGATCTTTAACACTGCTAAAACATTCCATGTATAAAAAGACaagggtagtgctattcacacacccctttttacctcccacacacccttgtcaattttttgttcattgatactcttcaattcattcgatccgatggCCAAAAATTGagtggggtgtgtgagaagtaaaaataagtgtgcaGATAGCACCACCCAAAGAAAAATTCACAGCCAAACTaaagtaaaataagaaaatgaaactTAATGATACTTCCCTTCAGGTAACAGATACTTACCATAAAAGATACTTCCTTCAGGCAACAATCCTTATTTTCAATGAGATCCTTCAGACGACCAGGAGTTCCAATGACAATGTCCTAAGAGCACAGAAAAGTATACAAAAACCAATTGTAAGAAGATACAAAATGACACACATAGAACCTCTAAAGAATACTTCCACCTGCACATGTACTGAATTAACTCAATCAGACCTTTGCCCAAACCAAAAGAACTAACTTTTCAAAATTTCCAAGTAAACCCAACTGATGTGGTATACCAGACTACCAGTAGCAATGACTgaaatttttaagttaaaactaTTTAGTCAGCAGGACTAATCCCAATTCTAGTTTAAATTATAAGCTCTTTCTTTTCTATAAGTAGGATACTACTATACTCAGGGCTACCAGGGTACTAATGCATATAATCTTTAATTGTAGACACACattcaaaaaaatttgttttaataagatttttgaatAAGCTTTTCAAATGAGAACTTGTTTCTCACTtgttacaacaacaacaacaacaacaaagccttttcccactaagtggggtcggctatatgaatcctagaatgtcATTGCGCTTGGTTCTGTGTCACGTCTtctgttagatccaagtactcagTCTTTTCTTAGAGCCTCTTCCAAAGTCcttctaggtcttcctctacccctttggCCGTGAACCTCTGTCTCAtaatcacatcttctaaccggagtGTTAGTAGGCCttcatttcacatgtccaaactaCTGTAACCGATTTACTCTcatatttccttcaatttcggctactcctactttacctcggatatcctcattcctaatcttatcctttcttgtgtgcccacacatcGAACGAAACATTCTCATCTCtgctacacccattttatgtatgtgttgatgcttcaccacccaacattccatgccataaagcattgccgtcctataaaattttcccttgagctgCAGTGGCATACGACGGTCACACAAAACGCCGGATGCACTCATCCATCTAGCTTGGTTCTCACTTGttagatcatacctaaacagaTAAGATGCACTAAGTTGCATGTCATCCACTGTGTTTGTGAAATTTATAACAACTATCCAATCTTTTTTTTATGTAGATTTCACCAAACCCATCCTGTCATTTCCCTGAAAAATGATGTTTGTCGATATTACCATCTACATTTTGGTATTTTGAACCTCACAATACTTCCGTTAACATTAATATTCAATACCTTGGTTGTTATATGACCAGTAAAACAAAAGAATACAAAAGAGGAAACTGTTTTGTGCGCATCAAGTACAGGGCAAGCTTTGCATTAGAGAACCCTCCATGATTTGGCTACAATTGACTATGTGCAAAGCTTTCAAAAAGGACAAAGAATCCATACATCATTAGGTGAAATTTATTTGGTTTAAGTGTATTCAAAACGAGGACAAAGTTCGAAATAAAGAATTTAATCCAGACATCATCGTATTTCCAAGTCACAGCGTTACTGATCCAGTTTAAAACATGAAGTTAATTTTGATTAGCCAATTGTAGACCAGTGTAAAGTATGAGGGGATGAAgtataaatttgaatttgtgCCACATTAAATAAGAAAGAATTAAGTATCTTACAACACCAGACTTCAACATAGATATTTGGGGTCCTTTGGATGCTCCTCCAAACAAACAAACTGATACCACACCACAAGGTTTCCCAGCCTCGAACAAAACCTCTGAAATCTGCCACCAGAAGATAAAGCAAATGGTTGGTCAGCTTTTCAATAAATAACCTTGAATTTCTCCTGTGAACATATCACATGCCCAAGCAGCAGGTGAAAAAGGAATGTAAGCAAGAACAACAAATTATCAGTACGACCAAATACAAAAAGGAAACCAAGTCCACAAACTTGTTTCACTCTACTATTTGTTGGACATACTTCTTACATGAAAAGTTTGTGGCTTTTAAGTGTTTGTCACAGAAGGATATAATACTTGCTGACCCATTGTTGAATCTCCTTGAATGCTTAAAAAGAATTCCCCTTTCTTCTTACATCAGAACCAATGGAACTCTTGTTCTATCCTAATAAAAACATTTCCCCCACCCCTCCCTTACCACTGTGGACTAACCCAAAGATATTTGCCTACATTGAAAGAGCGCAGAATTTGTACACATGACTACCAAACTCACAATTTGTGCAACTATGTGGTTCTTTTTCAACCTTAACAGGCAACAATCCAAAAGAGGGTTATCATCTTCTATCAGCTTTCTGGCAAGTAAAGGTACTATTTGCAGCAACTCTGttcaaaactcatttatggACTATTATAGTGAAATGCATGACCAcatacccaaaaaaataaagtaaaaaaaatcaattttctcAACTCCCCGTGTATGTGAGTGATTCCTCATTACACATTTTCTGATGAATATCTAATTCACGTAACAAAATCCTTGAGACAATTGAGCGACTGATAGTATTTTGTCACATAATAATCAAtctttttcattgaatttagaCCAAAAAGATATTCTTAATTTTACTGATTCTAACTTTCTAGATTTTCTTGAGGTCAAGGGTAATTCCATAATAGCTAATCAGCATCAGATTAAAAGACCTGCGACTAGCCACCCACCGCCGTATACCTACCACACAGTCATCCATCGTTGGACTTATCTAAGGGTACTATAGcaataaattattcattattcGACACCTTTCGTCTTCCTCTGAACTTGCATTCTAGGAGGACAGAAATTGACAGGGGGAAACACAATTACTCTTAAACCCATTCTTTGAAGCCGGAACCCTATGCTACAAGAGGCAATATTGAATCAGAGACACATAATGCCACCTCAGAGAGAAAATCTAATATGCAGAacacaatttcaatttcttaatcgatacagaaaacttaaaaatattatCCAACACTAGTTAGAATATGCATCTTGGGTCAGTAAGTACATACTTGTTGAGCTAGCTCCCTTGTAGGTGCAAGTGCAAGGCAAAGAGGAGTTCGTCCCCTCGAAAACTTACCCTTCCTCTTGTTCAAAACCTGCATAATAGCGGGTATTCCAAAAGCCAAAGTCTTGCCTAGAAAACACAACACAATCAGCTTAACTGGACAAAAAGAGCTCACAACACAAACCAAACTTCAAATCCTAAAATCCAATCCACACTAGTACCTGACCCGGTTTTTGCAATCCCAATAAAATCGCGACCGTCCAATAAGAACGGCCAGGCCCGGGATTGAATCGGAGATGGACTGTTGAAATTCTGACAGCATTGTAAAACCTCACTAGGAAGCTTCGATTCTGCAAAGGAAGTCAGTGGCTTGTATTTGGCTTCCTTCGAATCCTTCCCACTAACCACCACAGCCGCGTCTCCAGATTCACCTTCGTCGGCATGGCCATTTTCCTGTGGCTCCTGATTATTTTCGGGTTCTTCCTCCTTGTCTTTGGATTTcttgtgcttcttcttcttcttcttctttttgacAATAGAATCTGAGTCTTCTTCCTGAGGAGCAATGTCTTCGAGCTTTCTCTTGGGGTCGGGGCTGGGATGggcttcttcttcgtctttgtttttctgcttcttcttcttcctctccgcTTTGGTTTCGTGGAGAGGTTGGGTCTGTTGCAGTTCTGCCTCGCCGACGGCGGCGGAGGATTCTTTGAGTTTGCGACCCATTGTCGAAGCTCAACTCGGGTGATAACGGCGGAGGAAAAACCAGCAGAGGCCGACGACGGGGTTTATTCTAGGGTTTTCAACTTTTCAGAAGGGAAGGGGTTTATTCTAGGGTTTTGACGTTTGACCATATTATGTAGTACTGTCCACGTGCACGAAATTGATGACGTGACGAGGGTGGTTTTGTCATTTTACCTAAGTAGCTAACTAACCATCAATAGGAACATGCCACATGCACGTTAAAAAGGATGTCATTCCCACACTAATTATCCATCAACAGGATGTTAACCACCAATAGGAATATGCCACCTACAATATGCGTAAAAGGAtgttatttatgtatttatttttacttcttatacaTCTTTGTAAATTTTTGGTAAATAATCTTcgtcaatttatttgattgaaaattgaaaagagtcTTGAAATGGTCGACATTTAGATGGACTTCCAATGCCTGACGTGAACCTTGTGCACTGGCGCAAATCCGGTCTTGAGATGCTTGAGGGTTTGGGCGGGCTTTCACATGGCCCACAATTTGCCCTTACTTTGTTGGCCCGCTGAAGGTGGCTTTTTGGGTTGGAGGAGTTTTGGGCGGGCTTCACATTACCAAGCGGTGGAAAATGCAACGGCTCAAAAAGCCAGTGACCGCtggctgttggatcaaatccaACTTCCGTTCCAAATTTGCAATTGTAATCCCGCGTACGCGTAGGAactaagtctctctctctctctgtctctctttctCAGAATAAAGTGGGAGTTGAGTAGTGTCACTCGCGCAAcagagtctctctctctctctctctctctctctccccctccccctccccctgaGCGTGCACTACATCTTGTGCAAGATTTGGGGATCTAGCTATGAATCGCCACCACGACCCCAACCCGTTTGACGAAGAAGTGGTCGAGGTCGAGGTCAATCCCTTTTCGGTAATTTTGcctcttcccttttctctttctccaattttaacccttttctttttcttcctcgcGCTTAGATCTACCTTCCATTTTACTTGGTGATCTCAATTCCTGCATACTTTCGTGAATTCGGTTATTCGATCTGGATCTGAAAAGTgaaattttgttatttgaaatttgaataccttaattttttttgttttttccttcttttttggtagtgaagaaaatgaagaaaaacaatGTGAATTAGGAAATAATAATATGTTTAACCTATAAAGTTGAgttgtaaaatttaaattaacatGCGGATTTTCAGTCTTAAGCTCTTGCCAGTGCCATTCCTCCCTGTGTAAGAATACTTAGCTTAGAGTCTTAGACCAAACCTAATATGTacgaaaaaaaatggatttaaATTTTGGAACTGGGTTAGGTTTTTAACTtatgttattttgaattttgaataaaaattcaaaatttgaatttttttgccTCATTCACTTCAAATTCAGTGGTGACGAAAGAAGATGGATTTGGGCAACATTTATTTGACTTGTTCCTTAagatgaaaacaaaaagaaacaagtcCAGTCAATTtagataaggctttgttgttgttgttgttgtagaaaTGTTTCCATCATTGAGCCCCCATCCCCGGTTTAAGCAATGCCATCCTTTTACATTTTGTTGCCCCTCCCTTTCTTTAATAGTGATATTTATTCCTTTTGCATCTTTTCGATAATACATTTACTTAATAGTCTGCATATTCTTATGATTTACCGCCTACCTTCCGGCCTTGAAGGGCACATGACTATGTTGCACGGATACGGGATACAATACCGCTGATACGCAAAATTTCTAAAAAAAGGGATACAATATGGCagttaaataatatatatatatatatatttgatgtgTTCATATTCATTATATAAGTCAAATCACAAAAGAGTGAAACATTCATGTTTATCTTTTAACAGTAACAAAATAGAACACTGCTTAGTCTTTGTGATTCTTGAGATTGGTCCTCGCCTCTCCCAGGACCGGAATGATTTTCCTTGCCCGATGGGGCTACATCCATCTCTTAATGACCTGGTGAGTCTACATCCATCTCTTAATGATTTTCCTAGGCGCTAGACGGTGAGTTGCCGTTGCGACTAGTCCCTAATTGGTCAGAAAATCAGAAAGCTTGTTAGGTGGCTTCTTGGACGGGGCTAGGCAGGGCTAGGCGAGGATCTGTGGAGAGCTATGCTGGAATCTGGAATTTTTTAGATGCAGACTGATCGGCTCATTCCAAGAAGAAGATGGCTTGTATTCAGAGTGTCGTTTTGGCAAATTTTTCAGTTGTTGTTTGAGTTTTTTATTCAATCTTTTTGTTCCAACTGCCCACTATCTAGtttgaccaaaacaaaagagcccaccatcttcttctttctaTGACTTTTCgtttccgtttttttttttttttttttttttttttttttaattataaacttttcatttttattattattttttctcttttaagacCCCACTGTCTCACCAATAATATctatatttttcacattttgttttggtgatgtCTATACTACATATCAATACCACActttttgtcaactaaaaactaagaaaaatacAAGTAGAGTTTTTTATGTG from Pyrus communis chromosome 4, drPyrComm1.1, whole genome shotgun sequence harbors:
- the LOC137732506 gene encoding DEAD-box ATP-dependent RNA helicase 5-like encodes the protein MGRKLKESSAAVGEAELQQTQPLHETKAERKKKKQKNKDEEEAHPSPDPKRKLEDIAPQEEDSDSIVKKKKKKKKHKKSKDKEEEPENNQEPQENGHADEGESGDAAVVVSGKDSKEAKYKPLTSFAESKLPSEVLQCCQNFNSPSPIQSRAWPFLLDGRDFIGIAKTGSGKTLAFGIPAIMQVLNKRKGKFSRGRTPLCLALAPTRELAQQISEVLFEAGKPCGVVSVCLFGGASKGPQISMLKSGVDIVIGTPGRLKDLIENKDCCLKEVSFMVLDEADRMLDMGFEPEVRYILGQTCSARQMVMFSATWPPSVHQLAQEFMDPNPVKVVVGSEDLAANHDVMQIVEVLDEHSRSRRLVALLEKYHKSQENRILIFVLYKAEAPHLENMLHKGGWKAVSIHGDKAQSERTKALSLFKKGSCPLMIATDVAARGLDIPDVEVVINYSFPLTTEDYVHRIGRTGRAGKKGVAHTFFTHHNKGLAGELVNVLREAKQNVPEALLKFGTHVKKKESKLYGAHFKEIPADAPKSQKITFNSDDED